GAGCTCCGGCACCCGCGCCCGCCAGAACCGCTCGTCGTCGGCGCGGACGGCGGCGTCGACCGGAGGCCGGTCCAGGTAGTCGCGGTACCGGTAGTCCGGTGCGGCGATCGCTTCGCCGCGGTACGCGGCCGCGAGATCGCGCATCAGGATCCGGTAGCTGACCGCGTCGGCGGCGATCATGTCGACGTCCACGTGCAGCCTGCTCGCACCCTCCGGCAGCAGGGTGAGGGTCACGTCCCACATCCGGCCGGCCGCGATGTCGAGAAGCTGGTGGGTGCGCTCGTCCCGCAGCCGGTCGAGTTCTGCGCGCACCCGCGCCGCGTCGGCGCCGCGCAGGTCGACGACGCTGACCCGGGTGGCGTCGGGGCCGATGCGCTGGGTGCCGTCGGGCAGGATCCGCGCTCGCAGCTGCGGGTGGGCCTGCGCCACGCTGTGCACGGCGTCGCGGAGCCGATCCGGGTCGACGCCGGCACCGTCGAATTCGACGGACAGGTGCGCCGCGACGCTGCCGAGCTCGGCGGCCTGGCGGCCCGCCCAGTAGGCGTGGGCCATCGGGGCCAGGGCGAAGGCGTCGGTGGGATCGGCCGGGGGTGCCGGCGGTGCCGGGGCGGGGTCGGGTGTCAGGGGCACAGCAGGAGCGGCGGCGAGGAGCGATGCCCACGCCGCGGCGGTGGGCTCGGCCGCGAGGCGGGCGAAGTTGATCGCCACGCCGCGCTTCCGCCAACCCCCGGCCAGCGCCATCATGCGCAGCGAGTCGAGGCCGAGGCCGATGAGGTCGGCGTCCGGGGTCACCTCGTGCACCGGGAGGTCGAGGGCTGCGGCGATCGTCGCCCGTACCTCATCGAGGCCGATCGCCGGTGCGGAGTCGGTTCCGAGGGCACTGCTGGGTTCGCTCATGTGCTCGTTCGTTCCTTGTCGATGAGGGCGGTGCATCAGCGCCGGACCGCCGCGCCCGCGAAGCCGCGCAGCGCGACCGGGAAGGCGAACGCGAGGATGCCGGCGATCCAGAGCGCCGTCGCGAGCAGCGGGACGGCGACGGGACCGCCCTCGGTGAGGCCCCGCATCAGGTCGGTCGCCGGACTCAGCGGCTGCCACCGGACGATCGGCTGCAGCCACACCGGGTACTGGTCGGCCGGCACGAAGCCGGTGCCGAAGAACATCAGCAGCAGGAAGACGCCGCCGAACAACTGCACCATCTGGGTCCCGGCCGTGACCGCCGCCAACGCCAGCACCACGAGCGCGAACGCCGTCCCGAAGGCGATCGGCACCAGGTAGGCGGCCGCCGCGGCGAGCGGACCCTGCGTGAACCGCAGGCCCAGGACCACCGCCATCGCGAGCAGCAGCGCGGTGCTCACCGCGGTCCGGCCCGCCTCGGCGACGAGGCGGCCGGCCAGGAGTGCCGCTCGGGGCACGGGCATCGTCGCGTGCCGGGACAGGACGCCCGACTCCCGCTCGGTGATGAAGCTCAGCCCGGTCGCCAGGCTCCCGTACAGCGCGCTGACCAGCGCGATCAGGCCGGCGTTGGCGTAGATGCTGGTGCCCGCACCCATCGCGGTGACGGTCTTGCCGAGCACCAGCTGGAACATCGCCAGCAGGAACGCCGGGAACGCGATGGCCTGCACCAGCACGACCGGACTGCGCGACCACGCCCGCAGCAGTGCCCCCGCCACCACGAGGGTCGCGGGCGCCAGCGGCACGGCGCGGCGGTCGACGGTGACCGTGCCGCTCGTGGTGCCCGACCGCGTGCTCATCGGCGCGCGTCCTTGCGCGCGACGAGCACACAGGCGAGTGCGCCGACCACGACCAGCGCGGCGGCCCAGATGAGGGCCGCGGTCGGG
The Tsukamurella paurometabola DSM 20162 genome window above contains:
- a CDS encoding ABC transporter permease, which translates into the protein MSTRSGTTSGTVTVDRRAVPLAPATLVVAGALLRAWSRSPVVLVQAIAFPAFLLAMFQLVLGKTVTAMGAGTSIYANAGLIALVSALYGSLATGLSFITERESGVLSRHATMPVPRAALLAGRLVAEAGRTAVSTALLLAMAVVLGLRFTQGPLAAAAAYLVPIAFGTAFALVVLALAAVTAGTQMVQLFGGVFLLLMFFGTGFVPADQYPVWLQPIVRWQPLSPATDLMRGLTEGGPVAVPLLATALWIAGILAFAFPVALRGFAGAAVRR